DNA from Mesorhizobium sp. DCY119:
TCTGGCACGGCTGGCGGGTAGAGGCCCGCGCCGCATACTCGTCACCATCCCCGGCCTCGGCCGCCTGATGTCGCCGGGGGCGGCGTCGAATGGCACCGCTTCCGCAGCACGCTCCATCGTGCGGCGGGCGATACGTTTCCTGTCGGATCGGCGCGGCGTCTATTTCACTTTCGAGACCTCGCACGACCGCAATCTCTGGCTCTCGGACGGTCTGATCCGCAACGACAATTCCACAGTCATCAACGGCGCCGGGGTCAACCCGGACATATTTTATCCGGTCGCCGGGAAAGCCGCTCGCCCCGGCATCAAGGTGCTGTTTGCGTCGCGGCTTTTGAAGGCGAAGGGGCTCGACGCCTTCATCGATGCGGCCAAGCAATACGCAAATCGCGCGGATATCGAGTTCATCGTGGCCGGCATGATCGAGCCCCACGATCCCGACGGCTATTCCCCTGAAGAACTGCGCAAGGAGCCCGCCATTTCCTTCCTCGGCGAGGTGACGGACATGCCCGCCCTGCTGCGCGACGTCGATCTTGTCTGCCTGCCGACGCGCTACGGCGAAGGCATCCCGCGCATCCTCATCGAAGCGGCAGCAAGCGGTATCGCCTGCCTGGCGACCGATCTCGAAGGCTGCAAGGAAATCGTCGAGGACGGCGTTTCGGGCACG
Protein-coding regions in this window:
- a CDS encoding glycosyltransferase family 4 protein, producing the protein MTKVVVICNDQEYFLRHRLAVVEKLVQAGAEVTVVTGGQEKPLRKPEGWTFVHMPIERFSFRPLGDLAIVARSARLIAAMNPDAVHLITLKPAVFSGFAAILARLAGRGPRRILVTIPGLGRLMSPGAASNGTASAARSIVRRAIRFLSDRRGVYFTFETSHDRNLWLSDGLIRNDNSTVINGAGVNPDIFYPVAGKAARPGIKVLFASRLLKAKGLDAFIDAAKQYANRADIEFIVAGMIEPHDPDGYSPEELRKEPAISFLGEVTDMPALLRDVDLVCLPTRYGEGIPRILIEAAASGIACLATDLEGCKEIVEDGVSGTLIPASEPEALDKNISNAVDAYLQNPELLRTQGAAGYQRFLSGGFSEEAVVSHFIALLTGPETDRI